From one Thermanaeromonas sp. C210 genomic stretch:
- the mgtE gene encoding magnesium transporter, which produces MELFRGWIEEKNYRQLKTYLIQAPVQDIAEILNRLDAKRSLLTFRLLPKEKAVEVFAYLSEKIRTALSQMIAEDELKSLVEALSFDDKIDFLEEMPANVVKKILQRTPESERRLINEFLNYPEDSAGSIMTIEFVDLREGMTVAEALEHVRYTGPDKETIYTCYIIDKERRLVGAITLKDLVLARPEAWIRDLMTRDVVAVKTHEDREVVAALFKKYDLLAMPVVDQENRLVGIITVDDVMDVIEAEATEDFHRIGGIKPTEESYLAQSIFAVARNRIFWLLALMLSATFTGRIIEHFETVLQGMVILAAFIPMLMGTGGNAGSQSSTTVIRSLALGEIRPRDAWRVLAKESCVSLVVGLVLAAVNFIRLLFLERVPLGIALVVSLTLVITIFLAKVVGGLLPLMAKGLRIDPAIMASPLISTVVDALTLIVYFNIASLLLTP; this is translated from the coding sequence GTGGAATTGTTTCGCGGGTGGATTGAGGAAAAGAACTACCGGCAGTTGAAGACCTACCTTATACAGGCCCCCGTGCAGGATATTGCGGAAATCCTCAACCGGCTGGATGCCAAGCGCAGCCTGCTTACCTTCAGGCTTCTGCCCAAGGAAAAGGCGGTGGAGGTATTTGCCTATCTGTCGGAAAAGATCCGGACCGCCCTATCCCAGATGATCGCCGAGGATGAACTTAAAAGCCTGGTGGAGGCCTTATCCTTCGACGATAAAATCGACTTCCTCGAGGAAATGCCGGCTAACGTGGTTAAGAAAATCCTCCAGCGCACACCGGAGAGCGAACGCAGGCTCATAAACGAATTTCTGAATTACCCGGAGGACTCGGCCGGCAGCATTATGACCATCGAGTTTGTGGACCTCCGCGAGGGTATGACGGTGGCGGAGGCCCTGGAGCACGTACGCTATACCGGCCCGGATAAAGAAACCATCTACACCTGCTATATCATCGATAAAGAACGCCGCCTGGTAGGGGCCATCACCCTCAAAGACCTGGTACTGGCCCGGCCGGAAGCCTGGATAAGAGATTTAATGACCCGGGATGTCGTGGCCGTCAAAACCCACGAAGACAGGGAAGTGGTGGCTGCCCTCTTCAAGAAATACGACCTTTTGGCCATGCCGGTAGTAGATCAGGAAAACCGTCTGGTAGGTATCATTACCGTCGACGATGTGATGGACGTCATAGAAGCGGAAGCTACGGAAGACTTTCACAGGATAGGCGGTATCAAGCCTACGGAGGAATCCTACCTGGCCCAGAGTATTTTTGCCGTGGCCCGCAACCGCATCTTCTGGCTGCTGGCCCTCATGCTTTCGGCCACTTTCACGGGCCGGATTATCGAGCATTTTGAGACGGTGCTCCAGGGGATGGTGATTCTGGCGGCCTTTATTCCCATGCTCATGGGTACGGGCGGGAACGCGGGGTCCCAGTCTTCCACCACGGTTATTCGCAGCCTGGCGCTGGGGGAGATCAGGCCCCGGGACGCCTGGCGGGTCCTGGCCAAGGAGAGCTGTGTAAGCTTGGTGGTGGGCCTGGTACTGGCGGCCGTAAATTTTATCCGTCTGCTCTTTCTGGAGCGGGTTCCTCTCGGTATTGCCTTGGTGGTCAGCTTGACCCTAGTGATAACCATTTTCCTGGCCAAGGTGGTGGGAGGGCTGTTGCCGTTAATGGCCAAGGGTCTTAGAATCGATCCGGCCATTATGGCCAGTCCCCTCATCAGCACCGTGGTGGACGCCCTGACTTTAATAGTTTACTTTAATATCGCTTCCCTGCTTTTGACGCCCTAG
- a CDS encoding DoxX family membrane protein — translation MPSFLRSKALAPLLTVLRIWLGWEWLQAGWHKLSDPRWMRGGEALQGFWARAVGALPESQPAIKYGWYKAFIQGLLDGGHYSWFAKLVVLGEILTGLALILGAATVFALFVGAFMNLNFMLAGTASTNPVMYTVAILLLVAGPAAYQYGLDRLLLPYLQRVLRREGEALAG, via the coding sequence ATGCCAAGCTTTTTACGTAGCAAAGCCCTGGCGCCCCTTTTGACCGTGCTCAGGATCTGGCTGGGGTGGGAGTGGTTGCAGGCGGGCTGGCACAAGCTGTCCGATCCCAGGTGGATGAGGGGAGGGGAAGCCCTTCAGGGATTCTGGGCCAGGGCGGTGGGGGCTTTGCCCGAGTCCCAGCCGGCCATCAAGTACGGCTGGTACAAGGCTTTCATCCAGGGCTTGTTGGACGGCGGCCACTACTCTTGGTTTGCCAAGCTGGTAGTACTGGGCGAGATATTGACGGGGCTGGCCTTAATCTTGGGAGCCGCTACGGTTTTTGCCCTCTTCGTCGGTGCCTTTATGAATTTGAATTTTATGCTCGCGGGTACGGCCAGCACTAATCCGGTTATGTACACTGTAGCCATCCTCCTTCTGGTGGCCGGGCCTGCCGCCTACCAGTACGGCCTGGACCGCCTGCTGTTGCCTTACCTCCAAAGGGTTCTCCGGCGGGAAGGAGAGGCCCTGGCAGGGTAA
- a CDS encoding response regulator produces MVIKVMLVEDHVVVREGLKTLLAAEEDVVIVGEASTGEEALEVAARTDPQVVVMDLRLPRMSGIEATRALREAFPNLGIVVLSMYDDENTILRALKAGASGYVLKRAGVSQLVEAIRLVAQGEVYLDPAVSRRVVEGLQRTGVGGGRTAEEAGPELTPREQEILRLVAKGLTNAEIARRLFISVKTVQAHRANLMKKLGVHDRVDLVKYALRKGFWTLEEEES; encoded by the coding sequence ATGGTCATTAAGGTCATGCTGGTAGAGGATCATGTAGTGGTGCGGGAAGGCCTGAAGACCTTACTGGCGGCCGAAGAAGATGTGGTTATAGTCGGTGAGGCCTCTACCGGAGAGGAAGCCCTCGAGGTAGCGGCGCGGACCGACCCCCAAGTAGTGGTTATGGATTTGCGCCTACCGCGCATGAGCGGCATAGAGGCCACCCGGGCCCTGAGAGAAGCCTTTCCCAACCTCGGTATTGTCGTTCTTAGCATGTACGATGATGAGAATACGATCTTGCGCGCCTTGAAAGCGGGGGCTTCGGGTTACGTGCTGAAAAGGGCCGGGGTGTCCCAACTGGTCGAAGCCATCCGGCTGGTGGCCCAGGGTGAGGTTTACCTAGACCCGGCGGTGTCCCGCCGGGTAGTGGAAGGGCTGCAGAGGACAGGAGTAGGAGGAGGGCGCACGGCGGAGGAAGCGGGCCCCGAACTCACTCCCAGGGAGCAAGAGATTTTGCGGCTGGTAGCCAAAGGACTGACCAATGCGGAAATCGCCCGGCGCCTTTTCATAAGCGTAAAGACCGTCCAGGCCCACCGGGCCAACCTTATGAAAAAGCTGGGTGTCCACGACCGGGTGGATCTGGTGAAATACGCCCTCAGGAAAGGCTTTTGGACCCTGGAGGAGGAAGAAAGTTAA
- a CDS encoding sensor histidine kinase, giving the protein MLRSTLLEILDHNWYLVFFVYGLAFFLMGFSIALRGRGPSSFRLGQYLPLLAVFGLTHGLAEWLYIFLSPGMAARGRQTLQGAVLTGGHAALMALSFAFLLSFGLSLLASRWGWSKGWQRLPFLMAAVWLYVFLARRPADPGNFSAWLTSTEVMARYFLALPGAVTSSLGLFLQREEVKEVHYPPLDRGLVGASLAFALYAFAGGMVVPPAPFPPASLINTSLLLQWGLPVQLWRTAAAVLAAYFIIRTLDLYEIENRRRLEELRRRELVWLERERIRRDLHDGVIQSVYGFSLGLDHALALLKKEPEACGAQLRRLRDRADGLLNELRRYLQQLELAPGLPGRAVPILEDLLADFTASTGMEVNFHWRGRQEKDMDADQRSHFYHMASEILSNIRRHASATRVEVQLDLGSTGLGLAVADNGVGFRWEEAADSRGMGLFNLRERAAMAGGRLDIKSLPGKGTRVTVWLPYSAPGGDNGNGH; this is encoded by the coding sequence ATGCTGCGCAGCACCCTGCTGGAAATTTTAGACCACAACTGGTATCTGGTATTTTTTGTCTACGGGCTAGCCTTCTTCCTCATGGGTTTTAGTATTGCCCTGCGGGGCAGGGGGCCGAGCTCCTTCCGCCTGGGCCAGTATCTTCCTCTGCTGGCCGTCTTCGGCCTGACCCATGGCCTGGCCGAATGGCTATATATTTTCCTATCCCCCGGCATGGCGGCCAGGGGACGGCAGACCCTCCAGGGCGCAGTGCTTACCGGCGGGCATGCCGCCTTAATGGCCCTATCCTTTGCCTTCCTGCTGAGCTTTGGCCTTTCCCTCTTGGCCAGCAGGTGGGGTTGGTCAAAGGGGTGGCAGAGGCTGCCTTTCCTCATGGCGGCGGTCTGGCTCTATGTTTTCCTGGCCCGCCGTCCCGCCGACCCCGGAAACTTTTCCGCATGGCTAACCTCCACGGAAGTCATGGCGCGCTATTTTTTGGCCCTGCCGGGTGCCGTGACGAGCTCTCTGGGCCTGTTCCTCCAGAGGGAGGAAGTAAAAGAAGTCCATTATCCGCCCCTGGACCGGGGCCTGGTAGGGGCTTCCCTGGCCTTTGCCCTCTACGCCTTTGCCGGTGGGATGGTAGTGCCTCCGGCCCCTTTCCCGCCGGCCAGTCTCATTAACACTTCCCTCCTGCTGCAATGGGGTCTGCCGGTCCAGCTATGGCGAACCGCCGCCGCCGTCCTTGCAGCTTATTTTATCATCCGCACCCTGGATTTGTACGAAATCGAAAACAGGCGCAGGTTAGAGGAATTGCGCCGGCGGGAACTGGTGTGGTTGGAAAGGGAGCGCATTCGGAGGGACCTGCATGACGGCGTCATCCAGTCCGTCTACGGCTTTTCCCTGGGACTGGACCACGCCCTGGCACTGTTGAAAAAAGAACCAGAGGCCTGCGGGGCTCAGCTGCGCCGGTTGAGGGACCGGGCCGATGGCCTCCTCAACGAGCTGCGCCGCTATTTGCAGCAGCTGGAGCTGGCTCCCGGTTTGCCGGGCAGGGCCGTACCCATCTTGGAGGATTTGCTGGCCGACTTTACGGCGAGTACGGGGATGGAAGTAAACTTTCACTGGCGGGGCAGGCAGGAGAAGGACATGGATGCGGATCAGCGGAGTCATTTCTATCATATGGCGTCGGAAATCTTAAGCAACATCCGTCGGCACGCGTCTGCCACCCGGGTGGAGGTGCAGCTGGACCTGGGAAGCACGGGGTTAGGCCTTGCCGTAGCGGATAACGGAGTGGGTTTCAGATGGGAAGAAGCGGCCGATTCCCGGGGTATGGGCCTGTTCAATTTGCGCGAACGGGCGGCTATGGCCGGGGGAAGGCTGGATATTAAGAGCCTGCCAGGTAAAGGTACCCGGGTTACCGTGTGGCTGCCTTACAGCGCCCCGGGAGGGGACAACGGGAATGGTCATTAA
- the serS gene encoding serine--tRNA ligase, giving the protein MLDIKLLRQNPELVVEGLRRRGLAAPLEQFLDLDARRRSLLTEVEGLRNRRNTVSEEIARLKKAGQGAEDLIAEMREVSRRIKELDEDLEVVEQQLAQEMLALPNLPHSSVPDGSGEEDNQVVRLWGDKPAFTFAPRPHWEVAERLGIIDFERGAKVAGARFVFYRGAGAKLERALINFMLDLHTEKHGYIEVFPPYLVNSGAMLGTGQLPKFAEDMFHISGTDYYLIPTAEVPVTNLYREEILEGEQLPLYHVAYSACFRAEAGAAGRDTRGLIRQHQFNKVELVKFTRPEQSYEELEKMTRDAEEVLQLLGLPYRVVLLCAGDLGFASAKTYDLEVWFPAAGVYREISSCSNCEDFQARRANIRFRPGPKEKPRYVHTLNGSGVAVGRTVAAILENYQQEDGSVVIPPALRPYMGGLEAIRPE; this is encoded by the coding sequence TTGCTGGACATAAAGTTATTGCGCCAGAATCCTGAATTGGTGGTCGAGGGCTTGCGGCGCCGGGGCCTGGCCGCCCCGCTGGAACAGTTTCTGGACCTGGATGCCCGGCGGCGCAGCTTGCTTACGGAAGTAGAAGGCCTCAGGAACCGGCGCAACACCGTGTCGGAGGAGATCGCCCGGCTGAAAAAGGCGGGGCAGGGGGCGGAGGATCTTATCGCGGAAATGAGGGAGGTTTCCCGGCGCATTAAGGAGCTAGACGAGGACCTCGAGGTCGTAGAACAGCAGCTGGCCCAGGAAATGCTGGCTCTACCCAATCTGCCCCACTCCTCGGTGCCCGACGGTTCCGGCGAGGAAGACAACCAAGTTGTGCGGCTCTGGGGAGATAAGCCGGCCTTTACTTTTGCCCCGCGGCCCCACTGGGAGGTCGCGGAAAGGCTGGGCATTATCGATTTTGAACGGGGTGCCAAGGTGGCCGGGGCACGGTTCGTCTTCTACCGGGGAGCCGGGGCCAAACTGGAGCGGGCCCTCATCAACTTTATGCTGGATCTACACACCGAGAAGCACGGCTATATTGAAGTGTTCCCTCCCTATCTGGTCAACAGCGGTGCCATGCTGGGGACGGGGCAGCTTCCCAAGTTCGCAGAAGATATGTTCCATATCAGCGGTACGGATTACTATCTTATACCCACGGCCGAGGTGCCGGTAACCAACCTGTACCGGGAAGAGATCCTGGAGGGGGAGCAGCTGCCCCTTTACCACGTGGCCTACAGCGCGTGCTTCCGGGCCGAGGCGGGGGCGGCGGGCCGGGATACCCGGGGCCTCATCCGCCAGCACCAGTTTAACAAAGTGGAATTAGTTAAGTTCACCCGGCCGGAACAATCTTATGAAGAGCTGGAGAAGATGACCAGGGATGCGGAGGAGGTTCTACAGCTCCTGGGCCTCCCCTACCGGGTGGTGCTCTTATGTGCCGGAGACCTGGGCTTTGCTTCGGCCAAGACCTACGACCTGGAAGTGTGGTTCCCGGCGGCCGGTGTTTACCGGGAGATTTCTTCGTGCAGTAATTGCGAAGATTTCCAGGCCCGGAGGGCTAACATACGCTTCCGGCCGGGTCCCAAGGAGAAACCCCGCTACGTGCATACCCTGAACGGTTCTGGTGTGGCCGTCGGCCGTACGGTGGCCGCTATCCTGGAAAACTACCAGCAGGAAGATGGCTCGGTGGTCATCCCTCCCGCCTTAAGGCCCTACATGGGCGGCCTGGAGGCCATCCGGCCGGAGTAG
- the serA gene encoding phosphoglycerate dehydrogenase, whose protein sequence is MRVLALDHIDPQGLKILEEAGLEVEARGKMDEEELKKVLPLYDALIVRSATRVTAAAMAGARRLRIIGRAGVGTDNIDVAAATERGILVVNAPEGNTVAAAEHTLALMLALARNIPQADKFLKEGIWEKKKFLGVELKDKTLGILGLGKIGSEVARRARAFDMRLLAYDPFVPPEQAERLEVGLAPLEQVLKEADFLTIHLPLTKDTYHLLGRRELGLMKPGARLLNVARGGIVDEEALYDALAGGHLAGAALDVFEQEPVTASPLFRLANVIVTPHLGASTAEAQRAVAAEVAQDVVRCLKGEPVHNAVNIPVVRGPQAEVLRPYLELAERLGGFLGQLMEGPVLEAELTVDGDLAQYDLSPLTSSFLKGLLRPLLGDAVNYVNAPVVAKKRGIRVRENKSRDMGYYTNLVRARLQGRREEFLAAGTVNQAGEPRLVGLNGYSLDAGLKGHMLYVPHIDRPKIIGPVGLAMGDHGINIAAMQVGRREAGGEAVMIMSIDSEVPREVLQVLRRISGVLDVRYLHL, encoded by the coding sequence ATGCGGGTTCTCGCCTTGGACCATATCGATCCCCAGGGTCTAAAGATCCTGGAAGAGGCGGGGCTGGAAGTGGAGGCCCGGGGGAAGATGGACGAAGAAGAGCTAAAAAAAGTTCTGCCCCTTTATGATGCTTTAATCGTGCGCAGCGCCACCAGGGTTACCGCTGCAGCCATGGCAGGAGCCCGGAGGCTGCGCATTATCGGACGGGCGGGAGTGGGAACGGATAACATCGATGTGGCCGCGGCCACCGAGCGGGGTATCCTGGTGGTCAACGCACCCGAAGGCAACACCGTTGCAGCTGCAGAGCACACCTTAGCCCTGATGCTCGCCCTGGCGCGGAATATTCCCCAGGCCGACAAGTTTCTCAAGGAAGGGATATGGGAAAAAAAGAAATTTCTGGGTGTAGAGCTCAAGGATAAAACCCTGGGCATCCTCGGCCTGGGCAAGATCGGCAGCGAGGTTGCCCGCAGGGCCCGGGCCTTTGATATGCGCTTGCTCGCCTATGACCCCTTTGTACCACCGGAACAGGCGGAACGCCTGGAAGTCGGCCTGGCCCCCCTGGAACAGGTCCTTAAGGAGGCCGATTTTCTCACCATCCACCTGCCTTTGACGAAGGATACTTATCATCTCCTGGGCCGCCGGGAGCTGGGCCTTATGAAACCGGGGGCCCGCCTCTTGAACGTGGCCCGGGGGGGTATAGTGGACGAGGAGGCCCTCTATGACGCCCTGGCCGGCGGGCACCTGGCAGGGGCGGCCCTGGATGTCTTTGAACAGGAGCCCGTGACGGCAAGCCCCCTGTTCCGGCTGGCCAACGTCATCGTAACTCCCCACCTTGGCGCCTCTACTGCCGAGGCCCAGAGGGCGGTGGCCGCGGAGGTAGCCCAGGATGTTGTGCGCTGCCTTAAAGGGGAACCAGTCCACAATGCCGTGAACATTCCGGTGGTGCGGGGACCCCAGGCCGAGGTCCTGCGGCCCTATCTGGAGCTGGCCGAAAGGCTCGGAGGTTTTTTGGGCCAGCTCATGGAAGGGCCCGTCCTGGAAGCGGAGCTCACCGTTGACGGCGACCTGGCCCAATACGACCTCTCGCCGTTGACCAGTTCCTTTCTTAAGGGGCTCCTCCGTCCGCTCCTGGGTGATGCCGTAAACTACGTAAACGCTCCCGTAGTGGCCAAAAAGCGGGGCATCCGGGTAAGGGAAAACAAGAGCCGGGATATGGGTTATTACACCAACCTGGTCAGGGCCCGGCTCCAAGGCCGCCGGGAAGAATTCCTGGCCGCGGGTACGGTGAACCAGGCTGGCGAGCCCCGCCTGGTGGGTCTCAACGGTTATAGCCTGGACGCGGGACTGAAAGGGCATATGCTCTACGTTCCCCACATCGACCGGCCCAAAATCATCGGACCCGTGGGCTTGGCCATGGGCGACCACGGTATTAATATTGCGGCCATGCAGGTAGGACGCCGGGAGGCGGGGGGAGAGGCGGTCATGATCATGAGCATCGATTCCGAGGTGCCCCGGGAAGTCCTCCAGGTCCTTCGCCGGATTTCAGGGGTGCTGGACGTCCGCTACCTCCACCTTTAA
- a CDS encoding pyridoxal-phosphate-dependent aminotransferase family protein: MLDKQILLLPGPTPVPPRVAQAMARPAINHRGPEFVRLLQEVTRGLQGVFQTNNDVVVLTSSGTGAMEAAVANLLSPGDKALAVSVGAFGERFIQIARRFEVDVEVMAFPYGQAADPEAVAARLERDKGGQIQAILVQHNETSTGVLNDIRAISEARRGHPALLVVDTISGLIAADLPVDAWKVDVAIAGSQKAFMVPPGLSMLALSRRAWEAVERCTNRRYYFDLLAAREQAARGCTPYTPAVSLLYGLEEALHMVAEETLAGSFRRHALLRDMVRAGLKALGLELLAPDEVASPSVTAVKVPQGLKPSDIIVPLRERHGVIVAAGQGEVKDSIFRIGHLGYVTTHDILAGLAALEDVLDRLGIRTRDGAGVTAALRVYQEGRAS, encoded by the coding sequence ATGCTTGACAAGCAAATCTTGCTCTTGCCCGGCCCTACGCCGGTACCGCCCCGGGTGGCTCAGGCCATGGCCCGGCCGGCCATAAACCACCGGGGACCCGAGTTCGTCCGGCTCCTGCAGGAAGTGACCCGCGGCCTGCAAGGGGTCTTTCAGACTAATAACGACGTAGTAGTCCTCACCTCTTCCGGTACGGGGGCCATGGAAGCAGCCGTGGCCAACCTCCTGTCCCCCGGGGATAAGGCCCTGGCCGTGAGCGTAGGGGCCTTTGGGGAACGATTTATTCAGATAGCCCGCCGTTTCGAGGTCGACGTGGAGGTAATGGCCTTTCCCTACGGGCAGGCTGCCGATCCGGAGGCCGTTGCCGCGAGGCTGGAGAGGGACAAAGGGGGCCAGATCCAAGCCATCCTGGTCCAGCATAACGAAACTTCAACGGGGGTTCTCAATGATATCCGCGCCATCAGCGAAGCCCGCCGCGGGCACCCGGCCCTGCTGGTGGTTGACACCATAAGCGGCCTCATAGCCGCCGATCTCCCCGTGGACGCCTGGAAGGTGGATGTGGCCATTGCAGGTTCCCAGAAGGCCTTTATGGTTCCGCCGGGCCTGTCCATGCTGGCCTTGAGCCGGCGGGCCTGGGAGGCCGTGGAGCGGTGTACCAACCGCCGCTACTACTTCGATCTCCTGGCGGCCCGGGAGCAGGCTGCCCGGGGCTGTACCCCCTACACGCCGGCCGTTTCCCTCCTTTACGGATTGGAGGAAGCACTGCATATGGTGGCCGAAGAAACCTTGGCGGGCAGTTTCCGGCGGCATGCCCTCCTCCGGGATATGGTCCGGGCCGGCCTCAAAGCCCTGGGCCTGGAGCTTTTGGCGCCGGACGAGGTAGCTTCGCCCTCGGTCACCGCCGTTAAAGTGCCGCAGGGACTTAAACCCTCCGACATCATTGTTCCCTTGAGGGAAAGGCACGGCGTAATAGTAGCCGCGGGCCAGGGGGAGGTAAAGGACAGCATTTTCCGCATCGGCCACCTGGGCTATGTCACTACCCATGACATACTGGCAGGCCTGGCGGCGTTAGAGGACGTCCTGGACCGGTTGGGTATAAGGACCCGCGACGGGGCGGGGGTTACGGCGGCCCTAAGGGTGTACCAGGAGGGGCGGGCATCCTAA
- a CDS encoding LysM peptidoglycan-binding domain-containing protein, producing the protein MGEVRPPCPSGAFWEVAPGDTLFRIAQAVGTTVERLLELNPGIDPYNLQVGQYICLP; encoded by the coding sequence ATGGGAGAAGTGAGGCCTCCTTGTCCTTCCGGCGCCTTCTGGGAAGTTGCTCCGGGCGATACCCTGTTCCGCATTGCCCAGGCCGTGGGCACCACGGTGGAGCGCCTGCTGGAACTCAACCCGGGCATAGACCCGTACAATCTCCAGGTCGGCCAGTATATCTGCCTGCCCTAG
- a CDS encoding DUF1848 family protein: MKVVVSLSRRTEPFFYADRLANLLTSRYPPERVHTVVVWTKFPQAVLGGLRPALRRYDQVYLHLTITGLGGTPVEPQVPPPEQVLARIPDLVDFLGDPRRLRVRPDPLLIFRRGERTFTNVEEAVDIIREAAARGVKSFSTSFVELYPKVRRRLGGRGWEAVPFDGDQRRQIWSRLAAAAGACGATLYACCVPGLPTSSCIDGRLLSQLHPRGEPCRTDRARGQRPLCGCTHAVDLGWYNMVCPSGCLYCYANAGR; encoded by the coding sequence GTGAAGGTCGTGGTAAGCCTTTCCCGCCGGACAGAGCCTTTCTTTTACGCCGACAGGCTGGCCAACCTCCTGACCAGCCGCTATCCCCCGGAACGAGTGCACACAGTGGTGGTGTGGACTAAGTTTCCCCAGGCGGTGCTGGGAGGGCTCCGGCCGGCCTTGAGGCGCTATGACCAAGTCTACCTTCACCTCACCATCACCGGCCTGGGAGGCACGCCCGTCGAGCCCCAAGTACCCCCACCCGAGCAGGTCCTGGCCAGGATCCCGGACCTGGTGGACTTCCTGGGCGATCCCCGCCGCCTGCGGGTGCGCCCGGATCCCCTGCTGATCTTCCGCCGCGGTGAACGGACCTTTACTAACGTAGAAGAAGCCGTGGACATTATACGGGAAGCAGCCGCGCGGGGGGTAAAAAGCTTTTCTACTTCCTTTGTGGAATTATATCCCAAGGTGCGGCGCCGCCTCGGCGGGCGGGGATGGGAGGCGGTGCCCTTTGACGGCGACCAGCGCCGGCAGATATGGAGCCGTCTGGCCGCAGCCGCCGGGGCGTGCGGGGCAACCTTATATGCCTGCTGTGTTCCGGGCTTGCCCACCTCAAGCTGTATCGACGGCCGGCTCTTGAGCCAGCTCCACCCCCGCGGTGAACCGTGCCGTACGGATAGGGCCAGGGGACAGCGCCCCTTATGCGGTTGTACCCATGCAGTAGATCTGGGCTGGTACAACATGGTCTGCCCTTCGGGCTGCCTTTATTGCTACGCCAACGCAGGCCGCTGA